From a region of the Balaenoptera ricei isolate mBalRic1 chromosome 11, mBalRic1.hap2, whole genome shotgun sequence genome:
- the LZTFL1 gene encoding leucine zipper transcription factor-like protein 1 isoform X2 gives MAELGLNEHHQNEVINYMRFARSKRGLRLKTVDSCFQDLKESRLVEETFTIDEVSEVLNGLQAVVHSEVESELINTAYTNVLLLRQLFSQAEKWYLKLQTDISELENRELLEQVAEFEKAEFTSSNKKPIIDNIKPKLAPLNEGGTAELLNKEILRLQEENEKLKSRLKILETQATNALDEKSKLERALQDLQLDQGTQKDFIKAQDLSDLENTVAALKSEFQKTLNDQTENQKSLEESLATAKHDLLRVQEQLSMAEKELEKKFQQTAAYRNMKEILTKKNDQIKDLRKRLAKYEPED, from the exons GCAGAGTTGGGTCTAAATGAGCACCATCAAAATGAAGTAATTAATTACATGCGTTTTGCTCGTTCAAAAAGAGGCTTGAGACTCAAAACTGTAGATTCCTGCTTCCAAGACCTCAAGGAGAGCAG GCTGGTGGAGGAGACCTTCACCATAGATGAAGTCTCTGAAGTCCTGAATGGGTTACAGGCTGTGGTCCACAGCGAGGTGGAGTCTGAGCTCATCAACACGGCCTACACCAATGTGCTACTTCTGCGGCAGCTTTTCTCACAAGCTGAGAAGTGGTACCTCAAGCTACAGACAGACATCTCTGAACTTGAAAACAG AGAATTATTGGAACAAGTTGCAGAATTTGAAAAAGCAGAATTTACATCTTCAAATAAAAAG ccCATCATAGATAACATAAAGCCAAAACTTGCTCCACTTAATGAAGGTGGAACAGCAGAACTCCTAAACAAG GAAATTTTAAGACTTCAAgaagagaatgagaaattaaAGTCAAGGCTGAAGATCCTTGAAACACAG GCAACAAATGCATTGGATGAGAAGTCAAAACTAGAAAGAGCACTGCAAGATTTACAGCTTGATCAAGGAACTCAAAAG GATTTTATAAAGGCGCAAGACTTGAGTGACTTGGAAAACACAGTTGCTGCTTTAAAGAGTGAGTTTCAGAAGACACTTAATGACCAGACAGAAAACCAGAAGTCCCTGGAGGAGAGTCTAGCAACGGCCAAGCATGACCTACTCAGGGTGCAGGAGCAGCTGAGCATGGCTGAAAAG GAATTAGAGAAAAAATTCCAACAAACAGCAGCTTATCGAAACATGAAAGAGATTCTCACCAAGAAGAATGACCAAATCAAAGACCTGAGGAAAAGATTGGCGAA ATATGAACCTGAAGATTAA
- the LZTFL1 gene encoding leucine zipper transcription factor-like protein 1 isoform X1, whose protein sequence is MEQDQDRLAELGLNEHHQNEVINYMRFARSKRGLRLKTVDSCFQDLKESRLVEETFTIDEVSEVLNGLQAVVHSEVESELINTAYTNVLLLRQLFSQAEKWYLKLQTDISELENRELLEQVAEFEKAEFTSSNKKPIIDNIKPKLAPLNEGGTAELLNKEILRLQEENEKLKSRLKILETQATNALDEKSKLERALQDLQLDQGTQKDFIKAQDLSDLENTVAALKSEFQKTLNDQTENQKSLEESLATAKHDLLRVQEQLSMAEKELEKKFQQTAAYRNMKEILTKKNDQIKDLRKRLAKYEPED, encoded by the exons GCAGAGTTGGGTCTAAATGAGCACCATCAAAATGAAGTAATTAATTACATGCGTTTTGCTCGTTCAAAAAGAGGCTTGAGACTCAAAACTGTAGATTCCTGCTTCCAAGACCTCAAGGAGAGCAG GCTGGTGGAGGAGACCTTCACCATAGATGAAGTCTCTGAAGTCCTGAATGGGTTACAGGCTGTGGTCCACAGCGAGGTGGAGTCTGAGCTCATCAACACGGCCTACACCAATGTGCTACTTCTGCGGCAGCTTTTCTCACAAGCTGAGAAGTGGTACCTCAAGCTACAGACAGACATCTCTGAACTTGAAAACAG AGAATTATTGGAACAAGTTGCAGAATTTGAAAAAGCAGAATTTACATCTTCAAATAAAAAG ccCATCATAGATAACATAAAGCCAAAACTTGCTCCACTTAATGAAGGTGGAACAGCAGAACTCCTAAACAAG GAAATTTTAAGACTTCAAgaagagaatgagaaattaaAGTCAAGGCTGAAGATCCTTGAAACACAG GCAACAAATGCATTGGATGAGAAGTCAAAACTAGAAAGAGCACTGCAAGATTTACAGCTTGATCAAGGAACTCAAAAG GATTTTATAAAGGCGCAAGACTTGAGTGACTTGGAAAACACAGTTGCTGCTTTAAAGAGTGAGTTTCAGAAGACACTTAATGACCAGACAGAAAACCAGAAGTCCCTGGAGGAGAGTCTAGCAACGGCCAAGCATGACCTACTCAGGGTGCAGGAGCAGCTGAGCATGGCTGAAAAG GAATTAGAGAAAAAATTCCAACAAACAGCAGCTTATCGAAACATGAAAGAGATTCTCACCAAGAAGAATGACCAAATCAAAGACCTGAGGAAAAGATTGGCGAA ATATGAACCTGAAGATTAA